In Desulfatirhabdium butyrativorans DSM 18734, one genomic interval encodes:
- the hdrA2 gene encoding CoB-CoM heterodisulfide reductase HdrA2, translating to MIMEKRENPTTQPRIGVYVCNCGANIGKTVDCEQVAKTAAGIADVKIARSVPYACSEPGQQSIREDILEQNLDRVVVASCSPRLHEPTFRQMVQEAGLNPYVLEMANLREQCSWVHMDQSEAATEKAMDLTKMAISRARTLQALTPEKQALVKRTLVIGGGVAGIQAALDLADNGYDVVLVEKKPSIGGVMATLDKTFPTMDCSIUILGPKMTDVGRHPRIKLYTLSEVREVKGSVGNFTVRILKKARYVDEKACTACGDCAAVCPVVRPDAFNYGLSSRKAIYSPFPQAVPSAYAINVNECLGHNPAVCAKCVEACKKGCINFHMSDEEITETVGTIVVATGMETYDPTEMDEYGYTRFENVLTSVEFERLVNAGGPTKGELLRPTDRKRPASVGFVQCVGSRSAKKGGAYCSNVCCMNTIKSTLVLKEHYPDMDVKVFYIDIRAFGKGFEDLYSRSRRLGVHYLRGLPGTVEETPDRGLRVAVENTALGKIEFFDLDMLVLAVGIQPSESTRTLQEMLGLQLTPDGFFLEAHPKLQPVDAATRGIFFAGCAEGPKDIKDSVTQASAAAARAIRLMHTGEILTEPITSEIIAEKCKSCGKCAEVCPYNAITVDVKKKTPAIVHTAACAGCGTCAAECAFDAIVMNHFTDRQILDQVDALLTEKPEEKILAFACNWCSYAGADYAGVSRCQYPPNVRLIRTMCSGRVDEKFIWDGFLKGAPVILVSGCHIGDCHYIDANHWTEKRIAKIHRKMAKLGIRQERLQLAWISAAEGMRFAAVMNDLEVLRKSVSREEIAETIRILQKDSA from the coding sequence ATGATCATGGAAAAACGGGAGAATCCGACAACCCAACCCCGCATCGGTGTATATGTCTGTAACTGCGGCGCCAACATCGGCAAGACCGTCGATTGCGAACAGGTGGCGAAAACGGCGGCAGGCATCGCGGATGTCAAGATCGCCAGAAGCGTCCCCTATGCCTGTTCCGAGCCTGGCCAGCAAAGCATCCGGGAAGACATTCTGGAGCAGAACCTGGATCGGGTGGTGGTGGCTTCCTGCTCACCGCGGTTGCATGAGCCCACTTTCCGCCAGATGGTTCAGGAAGCGGGGCTCAATCCCTACGTGCTGGAAATGGCCAATCTGCGGGAACAATGCAGTTGGGTGCACATGGACCAGTCCGAGGCCGCAACCGAAAAGGCCATGGATTTGACGAAAATGGCCATATCGCGGGCCCGAACCCTTCAGGCGCTGACGCCCGAGAAGCAGGCCCTGGTCAAACGGACGCTGGTGATCGGCGGTGGCGTGGCCGGGATTCAGGCGGCGCTCGATCTTGCGGACAACGGGTATGACGTGGTGCTGGTGGAAAAGAAACCATCCATCGGCGGGGTCATGGCCACCCTGGATAAAACCTTTCCCACCATGGACTGCTCCATCTGAATCCTCGGGCCGAAAATGACGGATGTCGGTCGACATCCCCGGATCAAGCTGTATACCCTGAGTGAAGTGCGTGAAGTCAAAGGTTCCGTTGGAAATTTTACGGTTCGCATCCTTAAAAAGGCGCGCTACGTGGATGAAAAGGCGTGCACGGCCTGCGGAGACTGCGCTGCGGTCTGCCCGGTGGTGCGGCCCGATGCCTTCAATTATGGCCTTTCGTCCCGAAAAGCCATCTATTCCCCTTTTCCCCAGGCGGTCCCTTCCGCATACGCCATCAACGTGAACGAGTGCCTGGGACACAACCCGGCGGTGTGCGCCAAGTGCGTTGAAGCCTGCAAGAAAGGCTGCATCAATTTCCACATGTCCGATGAGGAAATCACCGAAACGGTGGGCACCATCGTGGTGGCGACCGGTATGGAAACCTATGATCCAACGGAAATGGATGAATACGGTTATACCCGATTTGAAAACGTCCTCACCAGCGTCGAATTCGAGCGGCTTGTCAATGCGGGAGGCCCCACAAAGGGTGAGCTGCTGCGCCCGACAGATCGAAAACGGCCGGCATCCGTCGGTTTTGTCCAGTGCGTCGGATCCCGGTCTGCCAAAAAAGGAGGCGCCTACTGCTCCAATGTCTGCTGCATGAATACGATCAAGAGCACGCTGGTTCTGAAGGAGCATTATCCGGATATGGACGTCAAGGTCTTTTATATCGATATCCGGGCGTTCGGCAAGGGATTCGAGGATCTCTACAGCAGGAGCCGGCGGCTGGGCGTCCATTACCTGCGGGGGCTTCCGGGGACGGTCGAGGAGACGCCGGACAGGGGGCTCCGGGTGGCGGTTGAAAACACGGCCCTGGGAAAAATCGAGTTCTTCGATCTCGACATGCTGGTGCTGGCTGTCGGGATCCAGCCATCCGAGAGCACCCGGACGCTGCAGGAAATGCTCGGGCTGCAACTGACGCCGGATGGGTTTTTTCTGGAGGCCCATCCCAAGCTGCAACCCGTGGATGCGGCAACCCGCGGCATTTTTTTCGCCGGATGCGCCGAAGGGCCCAAGGACATCAAGGACAGCGTCACCCAGGCATCCGCTGCCGCAGCCAGGGCCATCCGGCTGATGCACACGGGGGAGATCCTGACCGAGCCGATCACATCGGAAATCATCGCGGAAAAATGCAAATCCTGCGGCAAATGCGCCGAGGTCTGCCCATACAATGCCATTACCGTGGATGTGAAAAAGAAGACCCCCGCAATCGTCCATACGGCCGCCTGTGCGGGGTGCGGGACCTGTGCCGCCGAATGTGCCTTCGATGCCATCGTCATGAACCATTTTACAGACCGACAGATTCTCGATCAGGTGGACGCCCTGCTGACCGAAAAGCCGGAGGAGAAAATCCTCGCGTTCGCCTGTAACTGGTGCTCCTATGCCGGGGCCGATTACGCCGGGGTGTCCAGGTGTCAGTATCCGCCCAATGTGCGCCTGATCCGCACCATGTGCTCCGGCAGGGTGGATGAAAAATTCATCTGGGATGGTTTCTTGAAAGGTGCTCCCGTCATCCTGGTGAGCGGGTGCCATATCGGGGACTGCCATTACATCGATGCCAACCACTGGACCGAAAAACGCATTGCCAAAATCCACCGGAAAATGGCCAAACTGGGCATCCGGCAGGAGCGGCTGCAACTGGCGTGGATCAGCGCGGCCGAAGGCATGCGGTTTGCGGCCGTCATGAACGACCTGGAAGTTCTGAGAAAGAGCGTGAGCCGGGAGGAAATCGCGGAGACCATCCGCATTTTGCAGAAAGACAGCGCCTGA
- a CDS encoding SprT-like domain-containing protein, translating to MKSYERPHAAGESRMTDTERRILHGLRWEYQNCLDYISSDIRPVLRPVTFLLMDSERRLGQWVYARREIALSRSFVLTHRWGDVREVLFHEMAHQIADECFGGQQETSHGPSFRKACEMLRIKADASAAFVPISRLIDGQAEDNDDPIQRRIHKLLVLAQSANRHEAQAAAAKAREMMARHAREEIEHIPDRKFFSMLVGEPSIRRTRDQCMLGRILIDHYYVEGIWITVFIPEQGRTGKAFEISGTRANVQIASYIHGFIERFIESEWQRYARETGVGKRYRVDFAFGILSGFLERLEDQTRHWTKSSLPMLCPKDENLYAYYRFRHPHICHTRSAASLDPQVLADGELLGKKLVIHKGVDQKEGGIRGLLH from the coding sequence ATGAAATCGTATGAAAGACCGCATGCAGCGGGTGAATCCCGCATGACGGATACGGAGCGCAGAATTCTGCATGGATTGCGATGGGAGTATCAGAATTGTCTCGATTATATATCGAGCGATATTCGGCCGGTTCTTCGTCCGGTGACCTTTTTGTTGATGGATTCCGAAAGACGTCTCGGTCAATGGGTATATGCGAGGCGGGAGATCGCCCTGAGTCGCTCCTTTGTGTTGACCCATCGCTGGGGTGACGTCCGGGAAGTGCTCTTTCACGAAATGGCGCATCAGATTGCCGATGAATGTTTTGGGGGCCAACAGGAGACCAGCCACGGGCCGTCCTTTCGAAAAGCCTGCGAAATGCTCCGGATCAAGGCCGATGCCAGCGCCGCCTTCGTTCCGATCAGCCGATTGATCGATGGGCAGGCGGAGGACAACGACGATCCGATTCAGCGCAGAATCCACAAATTGCTTGTGCTTGCCCAAAGCGCCAACCGTCACGAGGCGCAGGCCGCCGCCGCAAAGGCGCGGGAAATGATGGCCCGTCATGCCCGTGAGGAGATCGAACATATCCCTGATCGGAAATTTTTCTCGATGCTGGTTGGCGAGCCATCCATCAGGCGTACGCGGGATCAGTGCATGCTCGGCAGAATTCTGATCGATCATTACTATGTGGAAGGCATCTGGATTACCGTTTTCATTCCTGAACAGGGAAGAACGGGTAAGGCATTTGAAATCAGCGGAACACGAGCCAATGTGCAGATCGCATCCTATATTCATGGCTTCATCGAACGGTTCATCGAAAGCGAATGGCAACGATACGCCCGGGAAACAGGCGTCGGCAAGCGATACCGGGTGGATTTCGCCTTCGGCATTCTCAGCGGTTTCCTGGAAAGACTCGAGGATCAGACCAGACACTGGACAAAGTCGAGTCTGCCCATGCTCTGTCCAAAAGACGAAAACCTGTACGCCTACTATCGGTTTCGACATCCCCATATCTGCCATACCAGATCGGCGGCATCTCTCGATCCGCAAGTGCTGGCCGACGGGGAACTGCTGGGAAAAAAGCTGGTCATTCATAAAGGTGTCGATCAAAAGGAAGGCGGGATCAGGGGGTTGTTGCACTGA
- the fumC gene encoding class II fumarate hydratase: protein MAFRIETDSMGEIAVPSDAYYGAQTARARQNFQIGEERMPAALIRAFGILKKAAALVNQELGILSADKADLIVRAAEEIIDGKLNHQFPLLVWQSGSGTQTNMNVNEVISNRAIEMAGGVLGSKIPIHPNDDVNKGQSSNDTFPSAMHIAVVEEVHGRLSPMLAKLRDALGTKSVEFLDIIKIGRTHLMDATPLTLGQEFSGYAQMLTNGLERIDAALPRLHELALGGTAVGTGLNTHPEFAERVAGKIAELTGRHFTSARNKFEALATHDSLVEFHGVLKTIAASLMKIANDIRWLGSGPRCGIGELELPANEPGSSIMPGKVNPTQCEAMTMVCAQVMGNDVAVCIGGASGNFELNVFKPMIIYNVLQSIKLLSDACESFTDHCLAGINANERNIRRNLENSLMLVTALNEHIGYDKAARIAQKAHNEHKTLKAAALELGFLAEDQFDDWVNPGQMIGPRKEPPQVRR, encoded by the coding sequence ATGGCCTTCAGGATCGAAACAGACAGTATGGGCGAAATAGCGGTCCCCTCCGATGCCTATTACGGGGCGCAAACCGCACGGGCAAGACAGAACTTTCAGATTGGGGAAGAAAGAATGCCTGCGGCGCTGATCCGGGCATTCGGGATTCTGAAAAAAGCCGCAGCGTTGGTGAATCAGGAACTTGGCATTCTCTCCGCTGATAAAGCGGACCTGATCGTTCGGGCTGCCGAGGAAATCATCGACGGGAAACTGAACCACCAATTTCCGTTGCTTGTCTGGCAGAGCGGAAGCGGTACGCAAACCAACATGAATGTCAATGAAGTCATATCGAACCGCGCAATCGAAATGGCCGGCGGTGTATTGGGCAGCAAAATTCCGATCCACCCGAATGACGATGTGAACAAGGGGCAGTCATCCAACGATACGTTTCCGAGCGCCATGCATATTGCCGTCGTTGAGGAAGTGCACGGAAGGTTGTCGCCGATGCTCGCCAAACTGCGCGACGCACTTGGAACAAAATCGGTTGAATTTCTGGACATCATCAAGATCGGCAGGACCCACCTGATGGATGCAACGCCATTGACGTTGGGTCAGGAATTTTCCGGCTATGCGCAGATGCTGACAAACGGGCTGGAGAGAATCGATGCCGCATTGCCGAGGCTGCATGAGCTGGCGCTGGGCGGCACAGCCGTCGGAACGGGGTTGAATACCCATCCGGAATTTGCCGAACGGGTCGCAGGAAAGATCGCCGAACTGACGGGCAGGCATTTCACTTCCGCCAGAAACAAATTCGAAGCCCTGGCCACACATGACAGCCTGGTCGAATTTCACGGTGTTCTCAAGACGATTGCCGCATCATTGATGAAGATCGCCAACGATATCCGATGGCTCGGTTCAGGGCCCCGCTGCGGAATCGGCGAATTGGAGCTCCCGGCCAATGAACCGGGCAGCTCGATCATGCCGGGGAAAGTCAATCCGACCCAATGCGAGGCCATGACCATGGTTTGCGCGCAGGTCATGGGAAACGATGTTGCGGTATGCATTGGCGGAGCCAGCGGAAATTTCGAACTGAACGTTTTCAAGCCGATGATCATTTACAACGTGTTGCAGTCGATCAAACTGCTCTCGGACGCCTGTGAAAGCTTTACCGATCACTGTCTGGCCGGCATCAACGCCAATGAAAGAAACATCCGGCGAAATCTTGAAAATTCGTTGATGCTCGTAACGGCTCTGAACGAGCATATCGGATACGACAAGGCGGCCCGGATTGCGCAGAAAGCGCATAACGAGCATAAAACGTTGAAGGCGGCGGCGCTTGAGCTGGGTTTTCTGGCCGAGGATCAATTTGATGATTGGGTCAATCCCGGGCAGATGATAGGCCCCAGAAAAGAGCCGCCTCAGGTTCGGCGATAA
- a CDS encoding protease inhibitor I42 family protein: MSMVLLWVASCAATGVPGNPARNLLVLREADSGVWHRAGLEDAVSIELASNPTTGFLWKVVRIDPAMARIDPGQSYVPDRVPPGIVGSGGKTIFPLRLLRPGKTEIVLEYRRPFENKPEPEKQVTFRLEIVPGSSR, from the coding sequence ATGTCGATGGTCCTTCTCTGGGTCGCATCCTGTGCGGCAACCGGGGTGCCGGGCAATCCGGCCCGGAACCTGCTGGTGCTGCGCGAAGCCGACAGCGGGGTATGGCACCGTGCGGGATTGGAGGATGCCGTTTCCATTGAATTGGCATCGAATCCGACAACCGGGTTTCTGTGGAAAGTGGTTCGGATCGATCCGGCAATGGCAAGGATCGATCCGGGCCAAAGCTATGTGCCGGATCGTGTTCCGCCGGGCATCGTCGGCTCTGGCGGGAAAACGATCTTCCCGCTTCGCCTGCTTCGCCCCGGAAAGACCGAGATCGTCCTCGAATACCGCAGGCCTTTTGAAAACAAGCCGGAGCCTGAAAAGCAGGTGACATTTCGTCTGGAAATTGTCCCTGGCAGCAGTAGATAG
- a CDS encoding energy-coupling factor ABC transporter ATP-binding protein, protein MSHHLVEANNLCYVYPDGTRALEGIQFRITHGESVAVIGGNGAGKSTLLMHLNGCLAPASGTVRVGDFPITPKTLPHVRETVGMVFQDPDDQLFMPTVEDDVAFGPLNLCLPAEEVSARVDAALETVGALHLKHRPPYRLSGGEKRAVAIATVLAMSPSILVMDEPTSNLDPLARRQLITLLRGFDHTLIIATHDLDMALDVCERTLILKHGKIAADGPTRELLQDQALLEDCRLEMPLRLQGCPVCGKVRPLS, encoded by the coding sequence ATGAGCCATCATCTCGTTGAAGCGAACAACCTGTGTTATGTCTATCCCGATGGAACCCGGGCGCTCGAAGGCATCCAGTTCCGGATCACCCACGGCGAATCGGTCGCCGTGATCGGTGGAAACGGGGCTGGAAAATCGACATTGCTGATGCATCTGAACGGGTGCCTGGCGCCTGCCTCGGGAACGGTCCGGGTGGGCGATTTCCCCATCACCCCGAAAACGCTGCCGCATGTGCGGGAAACGGTCGGCATGGTGTTTCAGGATCCGGACGATCAGCTTTTCATGCCGACCGTGGAGGACGATGTCGCGTTCGGTCCGCTGAACTTGTGCCTGCCTGCCGAGGAGGTGTCCGCACGGGTGGATGCGGCGCTTGAAACCGTAGGGGCGTTGCATCTGAAGCATCGCCCGCCATACCGGCTTTCCGGCGGAGAGAAGCGGGCCGTGGCCATCGCCACGGTGCTTGCCATGAGCCCGAGCATCCTCGTGATGGATGAGCCAACCTCAAATCTCGATCCGTTGGCCCGCCGCCAGTTGATTACCCTGCTGCGGGGCTTCGATCATACGCTGATCATTGCCACCCATGATCTCGACATGGCGCTCGATGTCTGTGAAAGAACGCTGATTCTGAAACATGGAAAAATCGCTGCGGATGGCCCTACCCGGGAGCTGCTGCAGGATCAGGCGCTTCTGGAGGACTGCCGGCTCGAGATGCCGCTGCGGCTCCAGGGATGCCCTGTCTGCGGCAAGGTGAGGCCCCTTTCATGA
- a CDS encoding energy-coupling factor ABC transporter permease, producing MHMADALISPAVGAGMWAVTASIAAYSAKQVTKQIDDHKVPLMGVLGAFVFAAQMINFSIPATGSSGHLGGGMLLAILLGPHAAFLVISSILTVQALFFADGGLLALGCNIFNMGFFPAFIGYPLIYRPLAGDGASGARRFWAIMVAAVVSLQLGAFSVVLETTFSGISELPFGTFVLLMQPIHLAIGIVEGFVTAAVVAFVLKARPELLSSSVFPDAAKRSMNLKPVLVGIGIAALVTAGAVSWFASTHPDGLEWSIAGVSGKEELEAPEDGVHAVLSHLQKMTAFFPDYSFKPEAEAAPKAEKKGEAAWPAVEPGTSISGVIGSVITLLLALAIGYALRRWSRKTS from the coding sequence ATGCATATGGCAGACGCCCTGATTTCACCGGCTGTCGGCGCGGGCATGTGGGCCGTGACGGCATCCATTGCCGCCTACAGCGCCAAGCAGGTGACGAAACAGATCGACGATCACAAAGTGCCCCTGATGGGTGTTCTGGGGGCTTTCGTATTCGCCGCCCAGATGATCAATTTTTCCATTCCGGCCACAGGCTCCAGCGGCCATCTGGGCGGAGGCATGCTGCTTGCCATTCTGCTGGGGCCGCATGCCGCGTTTCTCGTGATTTCCTCCATCCTCACCGTTCAGGCCCTGTTCTTTGCAGACGGCGGCCTGCTCGCCCTGGGTTGCAACATTTTCAACATGGGCTTTTTCCCCGCTTTCATCGGTTATCCGCTGATCTATCGCCCATTGGCAGGGGATGGGGCAAGCGGCGCCAGACGGTTCTGGGCGATAATGGTGGCAGCCGTCGTTTCGCTGCAGTTGGGCGCATTCTCGGTCGTTCTGGAAACCACTTTTTCCGGCATCTCCGAGCTTCCTTTCGGCACTTTTGTCCTGCTGATGCAACCCATCCACCTGGCCATCGGCATCGTGGAAGGCTTCGTGACCGCAGCGGTTGTCGCTTTCGTGCTGAAGGCAAGGCCGGAATTGCTTTCGAGCTCGGTTTTCCCTGATGCCGCCAAACGATCCATGAACCTCAAACCGGTGCTGGTCGGAATCGGGATTGCCGCGCTGGTTACGGCAGGGGCGGTATCCTGGTTTGCCTCCACCCATCCGGACGGACTGGAATGGTCGATTGCCGGTGTTTCGGGAAAGGAAGAGCTGGAAGCGCCTGAAGACGGGGTTCATGCCGTGTTGTCCCATCTCCAGAAAATGACGGCCTTCTTCCCGGATTACAGTTTCAAACCCGAAGCCGAGGCCGCGCCGAAAGCCGAAAAAAAGGGAGAAGCTGCATGGCCGGCAGTTGAGCCCGGGACATCCATTTCGGGGGTCATCGGGTCGGTCATCACCCTGCTGCTTGCCCTGGCGATCGGATACGCCCTGCGCAGGTGGTCCAGAAAGACTTCGTGA
- the cbiQ gene encoding cobalt ECF transporter T component CbiQ codes for MSSPQTALFDLHRIEAFAYQDSPIHRFDPRAKLIVTLAYIVSIVSFGKYEVSALLPFVLYPVVMISLSGVPAGPLLVKLFWAAPFAFFMGLFNPIFDRAVWVQFGPIGISGGWVSFLSILIRFSLTVCAALILISTTGFMAVCDALGRLGLPRAFVTQLMVLFRYLFVLAEEAGRMSRARSLRSFSRRGLGMQVFGSMIGHLLLRTIDRATRIHLAMCCRGFSGVLVRVQTLRFRPSDAGFVLGWSMLFLVFRFVDIPRWIGHLIETVGR; via the coding sequence ATGTCCAGTCCGCAGACGGCGCTTTTCGACCTGCACCGCATCGAAGCCTTCGCTTATCAGGACAGCCCGATCCACCGCTTCGACCCGAGGGCCAAGCTGATCGTGACGCTGGCGTATATCGTTTCCATCGTATCGTTCGGAAAATATGAAGTCAGCGCCCTGCTGCCGTTCGTGCTCTACCCGGTCGTGATGATCTCCCTGTCGGGGGTTCCGGCAGGGCCGCTTCTGGTAAAACTCTTCTGGGCAGCGCCTTTCGCCTTTTTCATGGGGCTCTTCAACCCGATCTTCGATCGGGCCGTCTGGGTGCAATTCGGTCCCATTGGTATCAGCGGCGGATGGGTGTCGTTTCTATCGATTCTCATCCGCTTTTCCCTGACGGTATGCGCCGCATTGATCCTGATCTCCACAACCGGGTTCATGGCGGTCTGCGATGCCCTGGGCAGGCTCGGACTTCCCAGGGCCTTTGTCACCCAGCTCATGGTTCTTTTTCGCTATCTGTTCGTGCTGGCCGAGGAAGCGGGGCGGATGAGCCGGGCAAGAAGCCTGCGCAGCTTCTCCAGGCGCGGTCTTGGCATGCAGGTCTTCGGCTCCATGATCGGACACCTGTTGCTTCGAACGATTGATCGCGCCACCCGGATACATCTGGCGATGTGTTGCCGGGGGTTCAGCGGTGTGCTGGTTCGTGTGCAGACCCTGCGGTTTCGGCCATCCGATGCCGGGTTCGTTCTGGGGTGGTCGATGCTGTTTCTCGTTTTTCGATTTGTGGACATTCCCCGATGGATCGGGCATCTGATTGAAACCGTAGGCCGATGA
- a CDS encoding AMIN domain-containing protein — protein sequence MEIRFENALRRGLFAICLGWLACGLLAVLLPMGVQAQSSDAGTPVLRFKIPSPPQQSASTSSTTTTLPTETVKPPAGAAPVIEEKPSEVATEKQASQPPVATSPSSSTPPLSHEILTPKKPAGPQTSVEASPQPSASQAQPSQGASSEKHPVMTKSEKKTPMPGAVVDKILSAISVQKDDPAGETLNVMLNGFYPPQVSSAEGGPPRIICDFPDVRLGQGVPKVIPVNGKFITQVRIGLHTKPALKVRIVLDLVPDYNYDVEQFYYQKESLYSLIVKKRP from the coding sequence ATGGAAATACGCTTTGAAAATGCTTTGCGGCGCGGGCTTTTTGCAATTTGCCTTGGATGGCTGGCATGTGGTTTGTTAGCGGTTCTTTTGCCGATGGGTGTTCAGGCGCAGTCTTCCGATGCAGGGACTCCCGTTCTGCGTTTCAAAATCCCTTCCCCCCCCCAGCAATCGGCGTCTACCAGCTCAACCACAACGACACTCCCGACGGAAACGGTAAAGCCTCCCGCGGGTGCCGCTCCTGTCATCGAAGAAAAGCCATCCGAAGTCGCTACCGAAAAACAGGCTTCCCAGCCGCCTGTAGCGACATCGCCATCGTCTTCAACACCGCCGCTTTCTCATGAAATTCTGACCCCCAAAAAGCCAGCAGGCCCGCAAACATCCGTCGAAGCCTCGCCTCAGCCATCGGCCTCCCAGGCGCAACCATCGCAGGGCGCTTCTTCTGAAAAGCATCCTGTCATGACCAAATCCGAGAAAAAGACTCCGATGCCCGGAGCCGTTGTCGATAAGATTCTTTCCGCCATTTCCGTCCAGAAAGACGATCCGGCCGGCGAAACCCTCAATGTCATGCTCAATGGCTTCTATCCGCCCCAGGTCAGCTCTGCAGAAGGCGGGCCTCCCCGGATCATCTGTGATTTTCCGGATGTCCGTCTGGGACAGGGCGTTCCGAAAGTCATCCCGGTCAATGGCAAATTCATCACCCAGGTGCGTATCGGCCTGCATACCAAGCCTGCCTTGAAGGTGCGGATCGTCCTGGATCTGGTGCCGGATTATAATTACGATGTCGAGCAGTTTTACTATCAGAAGGAAAGCCTGTACAGCCTGATTGTCAAAAAGAGGCCATGA